The following are encoded in a window of Acipenser ruthenus chromosome 26, fAciRut3.2 maternal haplotype, whole genome shotgun sequence genomic DNA:
- the LOC117429250 gene encoding TLC domain-containing protein 1-like, which produces MEPLRVVLQKYPTLSVLVFAVAFRLVHRLLRDLPIPKHVEQDKVKSWRWRNLTVSLVHSLLTGPWAVLCVFSSPDMTSQIYSSYTTVDYLLVCISSGYFVQDAADIILSGQSRASWEFLVHHAMVLLCFMYAIYSHHYVGGTVVALLVEVNSVFLHTRLLLKLASAQDSGLYRVNKYINLVTYVTFRLSTQFYLTWYIVQHFHALDHAAFFLFTMVFMNGMILVYFQRLVHTDFLRPKRRAAHCGKDSAASNNSTKFVYD; this is translated from the exons atGGAACCACTCCGAGTCGTACTGCAGAAGTACCCCACCCTGTCCGTGCTCGTGTTTGCTGTAGCTTTCAGGTTGGTGCACAGGTTGCTAAGGGACTTGCCTATTCCAAAGCATGTAGAACAAGACAAAGTGAAAAGCTGGCGATGGAGGAACCTGACTGTGTCTCTGGTGCATTCCTTACTGACCGGACCCTGGGCTGTGCTATG CGTGTTTTCATCTCCAGATATGACGTCTCAGATCTACTCGTCCTACACCACTGTGGACTACCTGCTGGTGTGCATCTCCTCAG GGTACTTCGTCCAGGACGCAGCTGACATCATCCTCAGCGGGCAGTCCAGGGCATCTTGGGAGTTTCTGGTGCATCACGCTATG GTGCTCTTGTGCTTCATGTACGCAATCTACTCTCACCACTACGTGGGCGGCACTGTGGTCGCTTTGCTGGTGGAGGTGAACAGCGTCTTCCTGCACACGCGGCTGCTGCTCAAGCTGGCCAGCGCCCAGGACTCGGGGCTCTACCGCGTCAACAAGTACATCAACCTGGTGACCTACGTCACGTTCCGCCTCAGCACGCAGTTCTACCTCACGTGGTACATCGTGCAGCACTTCCACGCCCTGGACCACGCCGCCTTCTTCCTCTTCACCATGGTGTTCATGAACGGCATGATCCTCGTTTACTTCCAGCGCCTCGTCCACACCGACTTCCTGCGTCCGAAGAGACGCGCGGCGCACTGCGGCAAGGACAGCGCAGCCAGCAACAACAGCACCAAGTTCGTGTATGACTGA
- the LOC117430602 gene encoding serine/threonine-protein kinase Nek8-like, with the protein MFVSDSRPTLTVMEKYEKIKIVGRGAFGIVHLCRNKTDQKLVILKEIPVEQMTRDERLAAQNECQVLKLLNHPNIIEYYENFLEDKALMIAMEYAPGGTLAEYIEKRCNSLLDEDTILHFFVQILLALYHVHNKLILHRDLKTQNILLDKRQMIVKIGDFGISKILVSKSKAYTVVGTPCYISPELCEGKPYNQKSDIWALGCVLYELASLKRAFEAANLPALVLKIMSGTFAPISDRYSPELRQLILSILNLDPSKRPQLNEIMAQPICIRPLLNLYTDIGNVKMRRIEKPLSSVQAGSHGRPGGRVPSARSRGLGSSGFGKTGHPPPLSSVYTWGSGITTPHRLPMLNTEVMQVSLGRTQKTGVTKSGRLITWEAPSVGSGDGSLPGSVGHSQTQFISRFLEGQSGVTIKYVSCGDLFTTCMTDRGIIMTFGSGSNGCLGHGHFNDVTQPKIVEALLGYELVQVSCGASHVLAVTNEREVFSWGRGDNGRLGLGSQEPHNSPQQVPVPPEYEAQRVQCGVDCSMILTTGQQILACGSNRFNKLGLDKISAAEEEPPSEQVEEVHTFTHVQSAPLNVEKIIDIDIGTAHSAAVTEKGQCFTFGSNQHGQLGTNTRRNSRVPYPVSGLQGVRVTMAACGDAFTVAIGAEGEVYTWGKGARGRLGRKEEDCGIPKLVQLDESHPYIVTSVACCHGNTLLAVKPLLEETVPR; encoded by the exons ATGTTTGTGTCAGACAGCAGACCGACGCTCACAGTCATGGAGAAATATGAGAAAATCAAAATTGTTGGCAGGGGAGCTTTTGG CATTGTTCACTTGTGCCGAAACAAGACTGACCAGAAGCTGGTGATCCTGAAGGAAATCCCTGTGGAACAGATGACCCGAGACGAAAGACTGGCCGCTCAGAACGAATGCCAGGTCTTGAAGCTGCTGAACCACCCCAACATCATTGAGTATTATGAGAACTTCCTCGAAGACAAGGCACTCATGATCGCCATGGAGTACGCACCAG GAGGCACACTGGCTGAGTACATTGAGAAGCGCTGCAACTCTCTGCTGGATGAAGACACCATCCTGCACTTCTTTGTGCAGATCCTGCTGGCTCTCTATCACGTCCACAACAAGCTCATTCTGCACCGGGACCTCAAGACCCAGAACATCCTTCTGGACAAGCGCCAGATGATCGTCAAGATTGGAGACTTCGGCATCTCCAAGATACTTGTCAGCAAGAGCAAGGCTTACACT GTGGTCGGCACCCCGTGCTACATCTCTCCAGAGCTGTGTGAAGGGAAACCCTATAACCAGAAGAGCGATATCTGGGCTCTGGGCTGTGTGCTCTACGAACTGGCCAGTCTCAAAAGGGCATTCGAAGCTGCA aacCTGCCTGCCTTGGTGCTGAAGATCATGAGTGGCACCTTTGCTCCAATCTCGGACCGGTACAGCCCGGAGCTCCGACAGCTCATCCTGAGCATACTCAATCTGGACCCGTCCAAGCGGCCTCAGCTCAACGAGATAATGGCTCAGCCCATCTGCATTCGGCCCCTGCTGAACCTCTACACAGACATCGGCAACGTCAAAATGAGGAG GATTGAGAAGCCGTTGTCTTCAGTTCAGGCAGGGTCCCACGGGCGGCCAGGAGGAAGGGTGCCCAGCGCCAGATCTAGGG gtTTGGGGAGCTCTGGCTTTGGGAAGACGGGTCACCCCCCGCCCTTGTCCTCAGTCTACACCTGGGGCAGTGGGATCACCACACCCCACCGCCTGCCCATGCTCAATACAGAGGTCATGCAGGTCTCTCTGGGTAGAACGCAGAAAACCGGGGTCACCAAGTCCGGACGCCTCATCACCTGGGAG GCTCCGTCTGTGGGGTCAGGGGACGGCTCTCTGCCTGGATCCGTGGGGCACAGTCAGACGCAGTTCATCTCCAGGTTCCTGGAGGGTCAGTCTGGAGTCACCATCAAGTACGTCTCCTGTGGAGATCTGTTTACTACCTGTATGACAG ACCGAGGGATAATAATGACCTTCGGGAGTGGAAGCAATGGCTGTCTCGGGCATGGACATTTTAACGATGTTACACAA CCTAAGATAGTAGAGGCCCTGCTGGGATACGAACTGGTCCAGGTGTCATGTGGTGCATCACATGTTTTAGCAGTAACCAATGAGCGTGAAGTGTTTTCCTGGGGAAGAGGAGACAATG GTCGCCTGGGCCTTGGCTCTCAGGAGCCCCATAACTCCCCCCAGCAGGTGCCAGTACCCCCCGAATACGAAGCTCAGAGGGTCCAGTGTGGAGTGGACTGCTCCATGATCCTCACCACTGGACAACAGATATTGGCTTGTGGAAGCAACAG gtTTAATAAACTGGGTCTGGATAAGATCAGTGCAGCAGAAGAAGAGCCCCCCTCCGAACAAGTTGAAGAGGTCCACACCTTCACCCATGTCCAATCGGCTCCTCTGAATGTGGAAAAGATAATAGACATTGATATCGGAACAGCCCATTCCGCTGCAGTCACAG aaaaaggacagTGCTTCACCTTTGGCAGTAACCAGCATGGGCAGTTGGGCACCAATACCCGCAGAAACAGCCGCGTGCCCTACCCCGTGTCAGGACTTCAGGGGGTCAGAGTCACCATGGCTGCTTGCGGGGATGCCTTCACTGTTGCCATTGGAGCAG AGGGCGAGGTGTACACCTGGGGGAAAGGGGCCAGGGGTCGACTGGGAAGAAAGGAGGAGGACTGTGGAATTCCCAAATTAGTCCAGCTGGATGAGAGCCACCCCTACATTGTAACGTCAGTGGCGTGCTGCCATGGGAACACTCTGCTTGCAGTCAAGC